Within Nitrospirota bacterium, the genomic segment TTGTCGATCAACGACAGGGCCTCGGGTCCGTGCGCCGCCACCGTGACGTCGTACCCTTCCTTTTTGAGCACGATCGAGAGAAACTCCCGCATGCTTTTTTCGTCGTCGACAATCAGGACCCGCTGCACCGTTTCCCGCTCCCTTCCGTGTGGTTCACGCCATGCGACTAAAGACTCACGCGGCACGTGCCGGGCGCGGCGTGCCTTCGCACGCCGGTTCCGCGTCCGCCTTGGAAACCCCGGACTCCGTTCCCGCCGGAAGCGTCACGATCACCTGGGTTCCCTTGGCCCACTCGCTGTGGACGTCCACGTGGCCGCGGTGTTCTTCGACGATCCGATGCACGATGGCGAGCCCGAGTCCCGATCCCCCCGGTTTAGTCGTAAAAAACGGGACGAACATACGCGGGATGTCGTCGGGGCGTATGCCGCAACCCGTGTCGCTGATTGCCACGGCCACCGCCGACCCGGTGGCGGCGGCCACAGGCCGCAGGCACACCTCCAGGCGTCCGCCCCCGGGCATCGCCTGCAGGGCGTTCAGCGCCAGGTTCCACACCACCTGGCGAAGCTGGTTCGCGTCGACCTCGACCCTCAACTGGGGGTCGGAATACCGCTCCACGATCTCGATGTCGGTACGACAATCAGGGTGTGTGCGGAGCAGCGCCAGCGTGTCTTTCACCAGCGGCACCAGGTCGCACGATCGTTTGTGGGGCGACGAGGGCCGCGCGTACAGCAGAAACTGCCCGATGAGTCCGTTGAGGCGCTCGGTCTCCCGCATCGCGATGCCCATCAGGGTCTGATACTCGCCGTGCAGGGAGAGCTCCTGTTGCAAGACTTCCATGGCGCCGCTGATCGCGGCGAGGGGATTGCGGATTTCGTGCGCGAGTCCTGCGGCCAGCTCTCCCACGCTGGCGAGGCGCTCGCGTTGGTGGACCCGGTCTTCAAGCGCCTTGATTTCCGTGAGGTCCTGAAAGATCCCCACCATTCCCACCGGTGCGCCGTTGGAGTCTTTCAACCACGACAGCGTCATACCCAACAACACGCGCCGCCCGTCGCGCCGAAGCGTCTCGCGCTCGAAGCGATACGGGACTCCGCGCTGTGCCAAGCGGCCGTAAAAGACCGGCCCCTCGTCCCACCCGAACAGGTCCCAACACGGCCGCCCGAGCACGTCGATGGGCGTGAGGGCCAAGATTCCGTAACCCGCGGGATTGAACGACGTCACCCGGCCATCGAGGTCCGCCGTGAAC encodes:
- a CDS encoding ATP-binding protein, whose product is TIYATVAWPSLVDQDGATWWTHRGELASMTLRILAFVAVFLLSNHLVAAAADATLRLEERESGFRALSAFHENIVQSMSSGLFTADLDGRVTSFNPAGYGILALTPIDVLGRPCWDLFGWDEGPVFYGRLAQRGVPYRFERETLRRDGRRVLLGMTLSWLKDSNGAPVGMVGIFQDLTEIKALEDRVHQRERLASVGELAAGLAHEIRNPLAAISGAMEVLQQELSLHGEYQTLMGIAMRETERLNGLIGQFLLYARPSSPHKRSCDLVPLVKDTLALLRTHPDCRTDIEIVERYSDPQLRVEVDANQLRQVVWNLALNALQAMPGGGRLEVCLRPVAAATGSAVAVAISDTGCGIRPDDIPRMFVPFFTTKPGGSGLGLAIVHRIVEEHRGHVDVHSEWAKGTQVIVTLPAGTESGVSKADAEPACEGTPRPARAA